From the Streptomyces sp. KMM 9044 genome, one window contains:
- a CDS encoding aspartate aminotransferase family protein, translating into MTDDLLGRHRSVLPDWLALYYEEPIEITHGEGRHVWDSEGNRYLDFFGGILTTMTAHALPEVTKAVAEQAGRIIHSSTLYLNRQMVELAERVVQLSGIPDARVFFTTSGTEANDTALLLATAHRRSNTVLAMRNSYHGRSFSAVGITGNRGWSPTGLSPLHTLYVHGGVRTRGPYATLGDDGFIAACVDDLKDLLGHTRPPAALIAEPIQGVGGFTSPPDGLYAAFREVLHAHGVLWISDEVQTGWGRTGEHFWGWQAHARNGPPDIVTFAKGIGNGMSIGGVVARAEIMNCLDSQSISTFGGTQVTMAAGLANLTHLLEHDLQGNARRVGGLLIERLRAVAAQVPAVREVRGRGLMIGVELTRPGTDEADPRAASAVLEAARRGGLLIGKGGGHNTSALRIAPPLSLNVAEAEEGAAILEQALRSLR; encoded by the coding sequence GTGACCGACGACCTCCTGGGCCGCCACCGCTCCGTGCTCCCCGACTGGCTCGCCCTCTACTACGAGGAGCCGATCGAGATCACCCACGGCGAGGGCCGCCACGTCTGGGACTCCGAGGGCAACCGGTACCTCGACTTCTTCGGCGGCATCCTCACCACCATGACCGCTCACGCCCTGCCCGAGGTGACGAAGGCGGTCGCCGAGCAGGCCGGGCGGATCATCCACTCCTCCACCCTCTACCTCAACCGGCAGATGGTCGAACTGGCAGAACGAGTCGTCCAGTTGAGCGGCATCCCGGACGCCCGCGTCTTCTTCACCACCTCCGGCACCGAGGCCAACGACACCGCCCTGCTGCTCGCGACCGCCCACCGGCGCAGCAACACCGTCCTGGCGATGCGCAACAGCTACCACGGCCGCTCCTTCAGTGCCGTCGGCATCACCGGCAACCGCGGATGGTCCCCGACCGGGCTGTCCCCGCTGCACACCCTGTACGTGCACGGAGGCGTTCGCACCCGCGGCCCGTACGCCACACTCGGCGACGACGGGTTCATCGCGGCCTGCGTCGACGACCTCAAGGACCTGCTCGGCCACACCCGTCCGCCCGCGGCCCTGATCGCCGAGCCGATCCAGGGCGTCGGCGGCTTCACTTCACCGCCCGACGGACTGTACGCGGCGTTCCGTGAAGTCCTGCACGCGCACGGCGTGCTGTGGATCTCCGACGAGGTGCAGACCGGCTGGGGCCGCACCGGTGAACACTTCTGGGGCTGGCAGGCACACGCCCGAAACGGCCCGCCCGACATCGTGACCTTCGCCAAGGGCATCGGCAACGGCATGTCCATCGGCGGCGTCGTCGCCCGCGCCGAGATCATGAACTGCCTGGACTCCCAGAGCATCTCGACGTTCGGTGGCACCCAGGTCACCATGGCCGCCGGCCTGGCCAACCTCACCCATCTCCTCGAACACGACCTCCAGGGCAACGCCCGGCGAGTCGGCGGCCTGCTCATCGAACGCCTGCGGGCCGTCGCCGCCCAGGTGCCCGCCGTACGGGAGGTCCGCGGGCGCGGCCTGATGATCGGCGTCGAGCTGACCAGACCGGGCACCGACGAGGCCGACCCCCGGGCGGCCTCCGCCGTGCTGGAGGCCGCCCGCCGAGGAGGACTGCTCATCGGCAAGGGCGGTGGTCACAACACCAGCGCCCTGCGCATCGCCCCGCCCCTGTCCCTCAACGTCGCGGAGGCCGAGGAGGGCGCCGCCATCCTCGAACAGGCTCTGCGGAGCCTCCGGTAG
- a CDS encoding HemK2/MTQ2 family protein methyltransferase, with protein sequence MPGLLGTYNLGGRVMAPRGVYAPQEDTLLLREALEREAIGPGTEVLDVGTGSGVLALAAARRGAHVSAVDRTRRAVLTTRVNAAIAGLRIDVVRGDLLAPATGRRFDLILSNPPYVPAPDAAPPRRGSARAWDAGHDGRLLVDRLCDGAADLLRPGGAVLLVHSALCGVSATLGRLERSGLRAEVTDRRRVPFGPVLSARRKWLTGRGLIAPDDEKEELVIIRADRIR encoded by the coding sequence ATGCCAGGTCTGCTGGGAACGTACAACCTGGGGGGTCGGGTGATGGCGCCGCGGGGTGTCTACGCGCCTCAGGAGGACACGCTGCTGCTGCGGGAGGCCCTGGAACGCGAGGCGATCGGCCCCGGCACGGAGGTCCTGGACGTCGGAACGGGATCGGGTGTGCTCGCCCTCGCCGCGGCACGGCGGGGAGCACACGTGTCGGCGGTCGACCGCACCCGCCGCGCCGTGCTCACCACCCGTGTGAACGCGGCGATCGCCGGACTGAGGATCGACGTCGTCCGGGGGGATCTCCTGGCCCCCGCCACCGGACGGCGGTTCGACCTCATCCTCAGCAATCCGCCGTACGTGCCCGCTCCGGACGCCGCACCACCCCGGCGGGGCTCTGCCAGGGCCTGGGACGCGGGTCACGACGGACGCCTCCTCGTCGACCGCCTGTGCGACGGAGCGGCGGACCTGCTGCGCCCCGGCGGAGCTGTGCTGCTGGTGCACTCGGCCCTGTGCGGGGTGTCCGCCACCCTGGGGCGTCTGGAGCGGTCCGGCCTGCGGGCCGAGGTGACCGACCGGCGTCGCGTGCCTTTCGGCCCGGTGCTCTCGGCACGCAGGAAGTGGCTCACGGGCCGCGGTCTGATCGCGCCCGATGACGAGAAGGAAGAGTTGGTGATCATCCGTGCCGACCGCATCCGGTGA
- a CDS encoding ATP-dependent Clp protease ATP-binding subunit: MSSGFTGPEGYGSDPFGEFLARFFGGPRPRQVDIGRLLSQPARDLVRGAAQYAAEHGSRDLDTQHLLRAALATEPTRGLLSRAGADPDSMASEIDERSGPVQHGPDDTPPPTSLSLTPAVKRALLDAHEMARSTGAGYIGPEHVLGALAANPDSAAGHILDAARYAAAGGQPDPPDPAQHRPERPRTATGTPTLDQYGRDLTELAREGRIDPVIGREEEIEQTIEVLSRRGKNNPVLIGDAGVGKTAVVEGLAQRIADGDGPDLLTARRVVALDLTAVVAGTRYRGDFEERMTTIVDEIRSHSDRLVVFIDELHTVVGAGGGGEGGSMDAGSILKPALARGELHIVGATTLEEYRRIEKDAALARRFQPIMVPEPTPSDAIAVLRGLRDRYEAHHQVRYTDEALVAAVELSDRHLSDRRLPDKAIDLIDQAGARVRLRSRTKGTDVRALEQELEQLTCDKDQAVADERYEQATQLRDRIGELKERITELGGEGRVDEGQSLVVDTEAIAEVVSRQTGIPVSRLTEEEKDRLLGLEEHLHQRVVGQDEAVRVVADAVLRSRAGLASPDRPIGGFLFLGPTGVGKTELARALAEALFGSEDRMVRLDMSEYQERHTVSRLVGAPPGYVGHEEAGQLTEVVRRHPYSLLLLDEVEKAHPDVFNILLQVLDDGRLTDAQGRTVDFGNTVIVMTSNLGSEAITRRGGAPGFSAGGADADEEARREQVLRPLREHFRPEFLNRIDEVVVFRELTATELRRITDLLLEATRRGLRGQGVTVGFTEAAVDWLARRGHQPEYGARPLRRTIQREVDNQLSRLLLDGTVSGGDRVTVDTADGNLTFRTQAGTGTDAGARTGSTAGAGAGTGREEPPTPGPPER, from the coding sequence ATGAGCAGCGGGTTCACAGGTCCGGAGGGCTACGGCTCGGACCCCTTCGGAGAGTTCCTCGCACGTTTCTTCGGCGGGCCGCGCCCCCGGCAGGTCGACATCGGCCGACTGCTGAGCCAGCCGGCCAGGGACCTCGTGCGCGGTGCCGCGCAGTACGCCGCCGAGCACGGCAGCCGGGACCTGGACACCCAGCACCTGCTGCGCGCCGCGCTGGCCACCGAGCCGACCCGCGGCCTGCTCAGCCGGGCGGGCGCGGACCCCGACTCGATGGCGTCGGAGATCGACGAACGGTCCGGTCCCGTCCAGCACGGGCCGGACGACACCCCGCCGCCGACGTCGCTCTCGCTCACCCCCGCCGTCAAGCGGGCCCTGCTGGACGCGCACGAGATGGCCCGGTCGACCGGGGCCGGGTACATCGGCCCCGAGCACGTGCTCGGCGCCCTGGCGGCCAACCCCGACTCGGCCGCCGGGCACATCCTGGACGCGGCCCGGTACGCCGCCGCCGGAGGGCAGCCCGACCCACCGGACCCCGCGCAGCACCGCCCCGAGCGGCCCCGCACCGCCACGGGCACGCCGACGCTGGACCAGTACGGCCGTGACCTCACCGAGCTGGCCCGGGAGGGCCGCATCGACCCGGTGATCGGGCGGGAGGAGGAGATCGAGCAGACCATCGAGGTGCTCTCCCGGCGTGGCAAGAACAACCCGGTGCTGATCGGCGACGCGGGAGTCGGCAAGACCGCCGTGGTGGAGGGGCTGGCGCAGCGGATCGCCGACGGGGACGGGCCCGACCTGCTGACGGCCCGGCGGGTGGTCGCGCTCGACCTGACGGCCGTGGTCGCCGGGACCCGTTACCGGGGCGACTTCGAGGAGCGGATGACCACCATCGTCGACGAGATCCGGTCCCACTCGGACCGGCTGGTCGTCTTCATCGACGAGTTGCACACCGTCGTGGGCGCCGGGGGCGGCGGCGAGGGCGGTTCGATGGACGCCGGCAGCATCCTCAAGCCGGCGCTGGCCCGCGGCGAGCTGCACATCGTGGGCGCGACCACGCTGGAGGAGTACCGCCGGATCGAGAAGGACGCGGCGCTGGCCCGCCGCTTCCAGCCGATCATGGTGCCGGAGCCCACACCGTCCGACGCGATCGCCGTCCTGCGCGGTCTGCGGGACCGGTACGAGGCCCACCACCAGGTCCGCTACACCGACGAGGCGCTGGTGGCGGCCGTGGAGCTGTCCGACCGCCATCTCAGCGACCGCCGCCTGCCGGACAAGGCGATCGACCTGATCGACCAGGCCGGCGCCCGGGTACGGCTGCGGTCCCGGACCAAGGGCACGGACGTGCGCGCCCTGGAGCAGGAGCTGGAGCAGCTGACCTGCGACAAGGACCAGGCGGTCGCCGACGAGCGGTACGAGCAGGCGACGCAGCTGCGGGACCGTATCGGCGAGCTGAAGGAGCGGATCACCGAGCTCGGCGGCGAGGGCCGGGTCGACGAGGGCCAGAGCCTGGTGGTGGACACCGAGGCGATCGCGGAGGTGGTGTCCCGGCAGACCGGCATTCCGGTCAGCCGTCTCACCGAGGAGGAGAAGGACCGGCTGCTGGGTCTCGAGGAGCATCTGCACCAGCGGGTCGTCGGCCAGGACGAGGCGGTGCGGGTGGTCGCGGACGCGGTGCTGCGCTCGCGGGCCGGGCTCGCCAGCCCCGACCGGCCGATCGGCGGTTTCCTGTTCCTCGGGCCGACCGGCGTCGGCAAGACGGAGCTGGCCCGGGCACTGGCCGAGGCCCTGTTCGGCAGCGAGGACCGCATGGTCCGCCTCGACATGAGCGAGTACCAGGAACGGCACACCGTCAGCCGGCTGGTGGGCGCCCCGCCCGGGTACGTCGGCCACGAGGAGGCGGGGCAGCTGACCGAGGTGGTGCGCAGGCATCCGTACTCGCTGCTGCTGCTCGACGAGGTGGAGAAGGCGCATCCGGACGTCTTCAACATCCTGCTCCAGGTTCTCGACGACGGCCGGCTGACCGACGCCCAGGGCAGGACGGTGGACTTCGGCAACACCGTGATCGTGATGACGAGCAACCTCGGTTCCGAGGCCATCACGCGGCGCGGCGGGGCGCCCGGCTTCTCCGCCGGCGGCGCGGACGCGGACGAGGAGGCACGGCGGGAGCAGGTCCTGCGACCGCTGAGGGAGCACTTCCGGCCCGAGTTCCTCAACCGGATCGACGAGGTGGTGGTGTTCCGTGAGCTGACCGCCACGGAACTGCGGCGGATCACGGATCTGCTGCTGGAGGCGACGCGGCGCGGGCTGCGGGGGCAGGGTGTCACGGTCGGGTTCACCGAGGCGGCCGTGGACTGGCTGGCGCGGCGCGGCCATCAGCCCGAGTACGGGGCGCGGCCGCTGCGCCGCACCATCCAGCGGGAGGTCGACAACCAGCTCTCCCGGCTGCTGCTGGACGGCACGGTCAGCGGCGGCGACCGGGTGACGGTGGACACGGCGGACGGAAACCTCACGTTCCGGACGCAGGCGGGGACCGGCACCGACGCGGGGGCCAGGACCGGATCGACGGCCGGTGCCGGTGCCGGCACCGGCCGCGAGGAGCCCCCGACGCCGGGGCCGCCCGAACGGTGA
- the hydA gene encoding dihydropyrimidinase gives MSRTVIRGGLVITASDELHADVLIEDGRIAALAASGSPAAGTFTAPTFTADRIIDATGKYVLPGGVDAHTHMELPFGGTFASDTFETGTRAAAWGGTTTVVDFAVQSVGRSLREGLDAWHAKAEGNCAVDYGFHMIVSDVNPGTLKEMDRLVEEGVTSFKQFMAYPGVFYSDDGQILRAMQRSAENGGLIMMHAENGIAIDVLVEQALARGETDPRHHGEVRKALLEAEATHRAIRLAQVAGAPLYVVHVSATEAVAELARARDEGLNVFGETCPQYLFLSTDNLAEPGFEGAKYVCSTPLRPKEHQAALWRGLRTNDLQVVSTDHCPFCFTGQKDLGRGDFSRIPNGLPGVENRMDLLHQAVVDGHLTRRRWIEIACATPARMFGLYPKKGTVAPGADADVVIYDPHVEQVISAETHHMNVDYSAYEGKRVTGRVETVLSRGEPVITEREYTGRAGHGVYTPRSTCQYLN, from the coding sequence ATGAGCCGTACCGTCATCCGTGGTGGCCTCGTCATCACGGCTTCCGACGAACTCCACGCCGACGTCCTGATCGAGGACGGCCGCATCGCGGCCCTCGCCGCCTCGGGCTCCCCGGCCGCCGGGACGTTCACCGCCCCGACGTTCACCGCGGACCGGATCATCGACGCCACCGGGAAATACGTCCTTCCGGGCGGCGTCGACGCCCACACCCACATGGAACTGCCGTTCGGCGGCACCTTCGCCTCCGACACCTTCGAGACCGGCACCCGGGCCGCCGCCTGGGGCGGCACGACGACCGTCGTCGACTTCGCCGTGCAGAGCGTCGGCCGCTCCCTGCGCGAGGGACTGGACGCCTGGCACGCCAAGGCCGAGGGCAACTGCGCCGTCGACTACGGCTTCCACATGATCGTCTCCGACGTGAACCCGGGCACCCTCAAGGAGATGGACCGGCTGGTCGAGGAGGGCGTCACCTCCTTCAAGCAGTTCATGGCCTACCCCGGCGTCTTCTACAGCGACGACGGACAGATCCTGCGCGCCATGCAGCGCTCCGCCGAGAACGGTGGCCTGATCATGATGCACGCCGAGAACGGCATCGCGATCGACGTCCTCGTCGAACAGGCTCTGGCCCGCGGCGAGACGGACCCCCGCCACCACGGCGAGGTCCGCAAGGCCCTGCTGGAGGCCGAGGCCACCCACCGCGCCATCCGCCTCGCCCAGGTCGCCGGCGCCCCGCTGTACGTCGTCCACGTCTCCGCGACGGAGGCGGTCGCCGAACTGGCGCGGGCCCGCGACGAGGGCCTGAACGTCTTCGGCGAGACCTGCCCGCAGTACCTGTTCCTGTCCACCGACAACCTCGCCGAGCCGGGCTTCGAGGGTGCCAAGTACGTGTGCAGCACGCCCCTGAGGCCGAAGGAGCATCAGGCCGCGCTGTGGCGGGGCCTGCGCACCAACGACCTCCAGGTGGTCTCCACCGACCACTGCCCGTTCTGCTTCACCGGCCAGAAGGACCTCGGTCGCGGCGACTTCTCCAGGATTCCCAACGGCCTGCCGGGCGTCGAGAACCGAATGGACCTGCTCCACCAGGCAGTGGTCGACGGGCACCTCACCCGCCGACGCTGGATCGAGATCGCCTGCGCCACCCCGGCCCGCATGTTCGGCCTGTACCCGAAGAAGGGCACCGTCGCGCCCGGCGCCGACGCCGACGTCGTGATCTACGACCCGCACGTCGAGCAGGTCATCTCCGCCGAGACCCACCACATGAACGTCGACTACTCGGCCTACGAGGGCAAGCGCGTCACCGGCCGCGTCGAGACCGTGCTCTCGCGCGGTGAACCCGTCATCACCGAGCGGGAGTACACCGGCCGCGCGGGCCATGGTGTCTACACCCCGCGGTCCACCTGCCAGTACCTCAACTAG
- a CDS encoding nitrilase-related carbon-nitrogen hydrolase, whose product MANVVRAALVQATWTGDTESMLAKHEEHAREAARRGARIIGFQEVFNSPYFCQVQDAEHYRWAEPVPDGPTVTRMRELARETGMVIVVPVFEVEQSGFYYNTAAVIDADGTVLGKYRKHHIPQVKGFWEKFYFKPGNLGWPVFDTAVGKVGVYICYDRHFPEGWRQLGLNGAQLVYNPSATHRGLSSHLWRLEQPAAAVANEYFVAAINRVGQEEYGDNDFYGTSYFVDPRGQFVGEVASDSKEELVVRDLDLGLIEEVRQQWAFYRDRRPDAYEGLVRP is encoded by the coding sequence ATGGCCAACGTCGTACGTGCCGCCCTGGTCCAGGCTACCTGGACCGGCGACACCGAGTCCATGCTGGCGAAACACGAGGAGCACGCCCGCGAGGCGGCCCGGCGGGGCGCGAGGATCATCGGGTTCCAGGAGGTCTTCAACTCCCCCTACTTCTGCCAGGTCCAGGACGCCGAGCACTACCGCTGGGCCGAGCCCGTGCCCGACGGACCGACCGTCACCCGGATGCGGGAACTGGCCCGCGAGACCGGCATGGTGATCGTCGTTCCGGTGTTCGAGGTCGAGCAGTCGGGGTTCTACTACAACACCGCCGCCGTGATCGACGCCGACGGCACCGTCCTCGGCAAGTACCGCAAGCACCACATCCCTCAGGTCAAGGGGTTCTGGGAGAAGTTCTACTTCAAGCCCGGCAACCTCGGCTGGCCCGTCTTCGACACCGCTGTCGGCAAGGTCGGCGTCTACATCTGCTACGACCGCCACTTCCCGGAGGGATGGCGTCAACTAGGACTCAACGGAGCCCAGTTGGTCTACAACCCGTCCGCCACGCACCGCGGACTCTCGTCCCACCTGTGGCGGCTGGAACAGCCGGCCGCGGCCGTCGCCAACGAGTACTTCGTCGCCGCGATCAACCGCGTGGGCCAGGAGGAGTACGGGGACAACGACTTCTACGGCACCTCGTACTTCGTCGACCCCCGGGGACAGTTCGTCGGCGAGGTCGCCAGTGACAGCAAGGAGGAACTCGTGGTCCGCGACCTCGACCTCGGCCTCATCGAGGAGGTGCGGCAGCAGTGGGCCTTCTACCGCGACCGCCGCCCCGACGCCTACGAAGGGCTGGTGCGGCCGTGA
- a CDS encoding CDGSH iron-sulfur domain-containing protein, whose amino-acid sequence MTPTTDGPVLLEGPVEVILDDGSTVTSDRFVVALCACRRSRTYPWCDTSHRRRVRDSAGRGPRTGRPAAGKDKPAQRAGPDAGRTADETAVRTAGPRGEAAE is encoded by the coding sequence GTGACGCCGACGACGGACGGGCCGGTGCTCCTGGAGGGGCCGGTCGAAGTGATCCTCGACGACGGGAGCACGGTCACGTCGGACCGTTTCGTGGTGGCCCTGTGCGCCTGCCGACGCAGCAGGACCTACCCGTGGTGCGACACCAGCCACCGCCGCAGGGTCAGGGACTCCGCGGGCCGAGGCCCTCGCACCGGGCGCCCCGCGGCCGGCAAGGACAAGCCGGCACAACGTGCCGGCCCGGATGCCGGACGTACTGCCGACGAGACCGCTGTCCGGACTGCCGGCCCGCGTGGTGAGGCAGCAGAGTGA
- a CDS encoding TIGR03842 family LLM class F420-dependent oxidoreductase: MDFGLVLQTDPPASRVVDLMKRAEQAGFTHGWTFDSAVLWQEPFVIYSQILAHTTTLTVGPMVTNPGTRTWEVTASTFATLNDMFGNRTVCGIGRGDSAMRVAGRAPNTLARMSEAMKTIRTLAEGGEVDLGGGTVVRFPWIGEGSRLPVWMAAYGPKALKMAGEEADGFILQLADPYLTETMVKAVKDAAAAAGRDPAEVTVCVAAPAYVTEDDSRKALAHAREQCRWFGGMVGNHVADLVARYGADSGVVPHELTDYIASRQEYDYAHHGRSGNPGTAFVPDRIVDRFCLIGTVEQHVEKLEALRALGVDQFAVYDMHDAPETVIDVYGTHVIPTVNG; this comes from the coding sequence ATGGACTTCGGACTCGTTCTGCAGACCGACCCGCCTGCCTCGCGGGTCGTCGACCTGATGAAGCGTGCCGAACAGGCCGGCTTCACCCACGGCTGGACCTTCGACTCCGCCGTGCTCTGGCAGGAACCCTTCGTCATCTACAGCCAGATCCTCGCCCACACGACGACGCTCACCGTCGGCCCGATGGTCACCAACCCGGGCACCCGTACCTGGGAGGTCACCGCCTCCACCTTCGCCACCCTCAACGACATGTTCGGCAACCGCACCGTCTGCGGCATCGGCCGGGGCGACTCCGCGATGCGGGTCGCCGGCCGCGCACCCAACACCCTGGCCCGCATGAGCGAGGCCATGAAGACCATCCGCACCCTCGCCGAGGGCGGGGAGGTCGACCTCGGCGGCGGCACCGTCGTCCGCTTCCCCTGGATCGGGGAGGGCTCCCGCCTCCCCGTGTGGATGGCCGCGTACGGGCCGAAGGCGCTGAAGATGGCCGGGGAGGAGGCCGACGGGTTCATCCTCCAACTCGCCGACCCCTACCTCACCGAGACCATGGTCAAGGCCGTCAAGGACGCCGCGGCCGCCGCCGGTCGCGACCCCGCCGAGGTGACCGTCTGCGTCGCCGCACCGGCCTACGTCACCGAGGACGACTCCCGGAAGGCCCTCGCCCACGCGCGCGAACAGTGCCGCTGGTTCGGCGGGATGGTCGGCAACCACGTCGCCGACCTGGTCGCCCGGTACGGTGCCGACAGCGGCGTCGTCCCGCACGAACTGACCGACTACATCGCCTCCCGCCAGGAGTACGACTACGCCCACCACGGCCGCAGCGGCAACCCCGGCACCGCGTTCGTGCCCGACCGGATCGTCGACCGGTTCTGCCTGATCGGCACGGTGGAACAGCACGTCGAGAAGCTGGAGGCGCTCCGCGCCCTGGGCGTCGACCAGTTCGCGGTCTATGACATGCACGACGCCCCGGAAACCGTGATCGACGTGTACGGGACACACGTGATCCCGACAGTCAACGGCTGA
- a CDS encoding SAM-dependent methyltransferase, producing the protein MSDPETTPGTAAHQKIDTSVPHSARIWNYWLGGKDNYPVDEEAGDAYTDVFPGIVTIARSSRAFLRRNITYLVTEAGIRQFLDIGTGLPTADNTHEVAQRIAPESRIVYVDNDPMVLAHARALLYSAPEGATAYIDSNVLDPERVLEAAAKTLDLSRPTALILSNILGHIADQDEARSIVARLMDALPSGSYLSVNDGSRGIDPGFEQAQDGYNKSGAVPYNLRTVDEITSFFDGLELLEPGVVSVTRWRPDADAADAPVIAEHGGLARKP; encoded by the coding sequence ATGAGCGACCCCGAGACGACGCCGGGAACCGCCGCACACCAGAAGATCGACACCTCGGTGCCGCATTCGGCCCGGATCTGGAACTACTGGCTGGGCGGCAAGGACAACTACCCGGTCGACGAGGAGGCCGGCGACGCGTACACCGATGTCTTCCCCGGCATCGTGACCATCGCCCGCAGCAGCCGGGCCTTCCTGCGGCGCAACATCACGTATCTGGTCACCGAGGCCGGCATCCGGCAGTTCCTGGACATCGGGACGGGCCTGCCGACCGCCGACAACACCCACGAGGTCGCCCAGCGCATCGCCCCGGAGAGCAGGATCGTCTACGTCGACAACGACCCGATGGTCCTGGCGCACGCCCGCGCCCTGCTCTACTCCGCCCCCGAGGGAGCGACCGCCTACATCGACTCCAACGTGCTGGACCCGGAGCGCGTCCTGGAAGCCGCCGCCAAGACGCTGGACCTCTCCCGCCCCACCGCCCTCATCCTCAGCAACATCCTGGGCCACATCGCCGACCAGGACGAGGCGCGTTCCATCGTCGCGCGGCTGATGGACGCGCTGCCGTCCGGCAGCTACCTGTCCGTCAACGACGGTTCACGGGGGATCGACCCGGGCTTCGAGCAGGCCCAGGACGGCTACAACAAGAGCGGTGCCGTGCCGTACAACCTGCGCACCGTCGACGAGATCACCTCGTTCTTCGACGGCCTGGAGCTCCTGGAGCCCGGCGTCGTCTCGGTCACCCGGTGGCGTCCGGACGCCGACGCGGCCGACGCGCCGGTCATCGCCGAGCACGGCGGCCTCGCCCGCAAGCCGTGA